In one Neobacillus sp. WH10 genomic region, the following are encoded:
- a CDS encoding ABC transporter substrate-binding protein, giving the protein MNKKKLFSGIGAGVLSLSLLLTGCGNADKSGSKEDSKGNVTIDVFQFKVEFKKQFEKVAKEYEKEHKGVDINITTVGGGEDYGAALKSKFASGKEPAIYNIGGPQDVKDWQKKLADLSDTKASKAALKGTLDGVTNDGKVLGLPYNQEGYGFIYNKAVFEKAGIDPKSIKSFADLEKAVKTLDSKKKELGLEAVFALPGKETWVTGLHLSNTFLAPEFDNNVLNAYNAKKVDFKYGDAFKKVLDLQNEYSVQPTVSLDYSKQVEELFSLQKVAMIQQGNWVYSSIAGIDQDFADNGIGILPIPVEGYKEDAIPVGIPMYWGVNSNKDEKTVAEAKKFLDWLYTSDKGKETVINDFKFIPAYEGFDASKISDPLSKEIYQYSQDGKTIGWTFMGYPTNWGQNELGVQIQKYLSKDAKWEDVVKTTQAAWEKSRNK; this is encoded by the coding sequence ATGAATAAGAAAAAATTATTTTCCGGAATTGGTGCCGGTGTTCTTTCCCTAAGTCTCCTTTTAACAGGCTGTGGAAATGCAGATAAAAGCGGCTCCAAAGAAGATTCAAAAGGTAATGTAACAATAGATGTATTCCAATTTAAAGTGGAATTTAAAAAGCAATTTGAAAAAGTAGCGAAAGAATATGAAAAAGAACACAAAGGTGTAGATATTAACATTACGACTGTTGGCGGCGGTGAAGATTACGGTGCAGCCCTAAAATCCAAATTTGCGTCAGGTAAAGAACCAGCCATCTACAATATCGGTGGACCGCAGGACGTAAAGGATTGGCAAAAAAAATTAGCTGACTTATCCGATACGAAAGCCTCAAAAGCAGCATTAAAAGGAACACTTGATGGCGTAACGAATGACGGAAAAGTACTTGGCTTACCTTACAACCAAGAGGGCTATGGTTTCATTTATAACAAGGCTGTCTTTGAAAAAGCCGGTATTGATCCAAAATCAATCAAGAGCTTTGCAGATCTTGAAAAGGCAGTAAAAACGCTAGATTCTAAGAAAAAAGAACTTGGTCTTGAAGCAGTATTTGCTCTGCCTGGTAAAGAAACTTGGGTAACTGGATTACACTTATCAAACACGTTCCTTGCACCAGAATTTGATAACAATGTGTTAAATGCTTATAACGCGAAAAAGGTTGATTTCAAATACGGTGATGCGTTTAAAAAAGTACTTGACCTACAAAACGAATATTCCGTGCAGCCAACTGTAAGCCTTGACTATTCTAAACAAGTAGAAGAATTATTCTCGCTTCAAAAGGTAGCAATGATTCAACAAGGTAACTGGGTATATAGTTCAATCGCAGGCATAGATCAAGATTTCGCAGATAATGGTATTGGCATTTTACCAATTCCTGTTGAAGGATATAAAGAAGATGCGATTCCGGTTGGAATCCCAATGTACTGGGGCGTAAACAGTAATAAAGATGAAAAAACTGTTGCCGAAGCGAAAAAATTCTTAGACTGGTTATACACTTCTGATAAAGGTAAAGAAACAGTTATTAATGATTTTAAATTTATTCCTGCTTATGAGGGATTTGATGCATCAAAAATCAGTGACCCGCTTTCTAAAGAAATTTATCAATATTCACAAGATGGCAAGACAATTGGTTGGACATTCATGGGTTATCCAACTAATTGGGGACAAAATGAGCTCGGAGTTCAAATTCAAAAATATTTGAGCAAAGATGCTAAATGGGAAGATGTCGTAAAAACGACTCAAGCAGCTTGGGAGAAATCAAGAAATAAATAA
- a CDS encoding alpha-glucosidase, with product MKTNDQWWKKSVVYQIYPRSFNDSNGDGIGDIQGIIEKLDYLKLLGVDVIWLSPIYDSPNDDNGYDIRDYQTIMDEFGTTADFDQMLEEIHKRDMKLVMDLVVNHTSDEHEWFVQSKKSKDNPYRDYYIWREGNKGKEPNNWGSFFSGSAWDYDETTNEYYLHLFSKKQPDLNWENPKLREEVYDMMKYWLDKGIDGFRMDVINMISKQPGLPDGVLGEGQLHGDGSPFFMNGPRIHEFLQEMNQEVLSKYPIMTVGEMPGTTPDDAILYTNPDRNEVNMIFTFEHMDLDSAPGGKWNLKPLNLVELKENQTKWQTALHNKGWNSLYWNNHDQPRIVSRFGNDKEYRVKSAKMLAACLHFMQGTPYIYQGEEIGMTNVAFTSLEDYRDIETINMYHERKLLGFTHEEIMTSIYAKGRDNARTPVQWDDSQHGGFTSGTPWIKTNPRYKEINVKSALEDPQSIFYFYQKLISLRKEMDIIVEGDFQLLAKNHPTLFAYERKWKNESLLVLCNFSANELVLEEELTSRIPEYKVLLSNYEAGNTAVLRPYEAVVLKK from the coding sequence AAAAAGTGTCGTGTACCAAATTTATCCCCGAAGCTTCAATGATTCGAATGGGGATGGAATCGGTGATATCCAAGGTATTATCGAGAAGCTAGATTATTTGAAATTATTAGGTGTTGATGTGATTTGGCTCAGTCCAATCTACGATTCTCCGAATGATGATAATGGCTATGATATCCGGGATTACCAAACAATTATGGATGAGTTCGGAACAACGGCTGACTTTGATCAGATGCTTGAAGAGATTCATAAACGTGACATGAAACTGGTTATGGACCTCGTTGTCAATCACACCTCAGATGAACACGAATGGTTTGTACAATCAAAAAAATCAAAGGACAATCCATACCGTGATTACTATATTTGGCGTGAAGGCAATAAAGGTAAAGAACCGAATAATTGGGGTTCTTTTTTCAGCGGATCTGCATGGGACTATGATGAGACGACAAATGAATATTATTTACACTTATTTTCGAAAAAACAACCTGATCTTAACTGGGAAAATCCAAAGTTAAGAGAAGAAGTTTACGACATGATGAAATATTGGTTAGATAAGGGAATCGATGGCTTTCGAATGGACGTCATTAATATGATTTCAAAACAGCCGGGATTACCTGATGGTGTTCTAGGTGAGGGTCAATTACATGGTGATGGCAGTCCTTTTTTTATGAACGGACCAAGAATCCATGAATTTTTACAGGAAATGAATCAAGAGGTGTTGTCAAAATATCCAATCATGACGGTTGGTGAAATGCCGGGAACAACACCGGACGATGCAATTCTATATACGAATCCCGATAGAAATGAAGTAAACATGATTTTTACCTTTGAACATATGGACTTAGATAGTGCACCAGGAGGAAAGTGGAATTTAAAACCTCTTAACTTAGTTGAATTAAAAGAAAACCAGACAAAATGGCAAACAGCATTACATAATAAAGGCTGGAACAGTTTATATTGGAACAACCATGACCAGCCGCGGATTGTTTCCCGATTCGGAAATGACAAGGAATACCGGGTTAAATCTGCAAAAATGTTAGCAGCCTGTCTTCATTTCATGCAGGGTACACCTTATATTTACCAAGGGGAGGAAATCGGCATGACCAATGTTGCGTTTACCTCCCTTGAAGATTATCGTGATATTGAGACCATTAATATGTATCACGAACGAAAATTATTAGGTTTTACCCATGAAGAAATCATGACGTCCATATATGCAAAGGGAAGAGATAATGCTAGAACACCGGTTCAATGGGATGATTCCCAACATGGCGGATTTACATCTGGTACGCCATGGATAAAGACCAATCCAAGGTACAAAGAAATCAATGTTAAAAGTGCTTTAGAAGATCCGCAGTCGATTTTTTATTTTTACCAAAAATTGATTTCACTTCGAAAAGAGATGGATATTATTGTTGAAGGAGATTTTCAATTACTTGCGAAAAACCATCCAACATTATTTGCCTATGAGAGAAAGTGGAAAAATGAAAGCCTTCTTGTGTTGTGTAACTTCAGTGCAAATGAATTAGTACTGGAGGAGGAATTGACCAGCAGAATTCCTGAATATAAAGTCCTCCTTTCTAACTACGAAGCTGGAAATACCGCTGTATTACGTCCTTATGAGGCAGTTGTACTGAAGAAATAG